In Malus sylvestris chromosome 15, drMalSylv7.2, whole genome shotgun sequence, a single genomic region encodes these proteins:
- the LOC126605125 gene encoding flavonol synthase/flavanone 3-hydroxylase-like — MLSLGLGLEGEELRKAAGGDNLEYLLKINYYPPCPRPDFALGVVANTDMSTVTILVTNDVQGLQACRDGQWYDIKYIPNDLVIHIRYQMEDQTACLAEQVWSSDRVTKTPPSVPV, encoded by the exons ATGCTATCTTTAGGGTTGGGGCTTGAAGGAGAGGAGTTAAGGAAGGCTGCCGGTGGTGATAACTTGGAGTACCTTCTCAAAATTAACTACTACCCACCATGTCCTCGCCCGGATTTTGCCCTTGGAGTGGTGGCTAATACCGACATGTCAACTGTCACTATTCTCGTCACCAACGATGTTCAAGGCCTCCAAGCCTGCAGAGATGGCCAGTGGTACGACATTAAGTACATCCCTAATGACCTTGTCATTCACATTCGTTATCAGATGGAG GATCAGACCGCGTGTCTTGCTGAACAAGTATGGTCATCCGACAGAGTTACTAAGACTCCGCCTAGTGTCCCAGTGTAA